One genomic window of Chanos chanos chromosome 13, fChaCha1.1, whole genome shotgun sequence includes the following:
- the LOC115826659 gene encoding uncharacterized protein LOC115826659, whose product MALATPSNVAQSNLSACKDDTNLRAKWEVYLSPAPLSIAVLGELVYVSSSDDFSINKNPPKDGFKFIRYPESFRACLMQVCNAGWRAFNEAHKNMDQIRLYTLQVPEHIKTCMELTVQDDDELVQEFLPDELRQIDHIVTECSQLATSTESKFDNVIKLIGELLEACVNAKQGHDAELEDVKKQMEEAKLKEQSAREASKRADEAFKKMDERLAEAEKSYKESIDKLPNGWELFGMQLVNSISEASISVASGIAQMMLVINNFRHIPTGTTTAGTTPSTDSKVIAVSAETAEPAKDDTTTELLASINILSQSHTLLLLCGKLKEFLDADQIQWSKVYDQKSSSVKSDFLRKIFAEIKDKTVKEQECQSKVDALKICDKGIDICTNMAKYAPEGKTEDAKIKELVKDINDLNDSALAFDYNNKIFSNRPDSAVSPPHFSQIQKNSEGDGPVGRYIATAQFNVEQRKAEVSRLTQMYEKSLENMEKKKQELTDILIMIQNLGTKEIDFNTKIKILIKGLEAMGRVKEQWQKTACFFQMVSNIVKTTLSTTMAAFKLTVEKATSKGKTYTKSKYVKDKIYLRAVTASNCTNLVSMISTTYTQVSEEYLMPCISTLGRLMTMDPNGNSFRTDYENLQQSCQKAEEGLINLARKNKVDFESQCQAAATELKEIMEEKRAVQSGDTVEKM is encoded by the coding sequence ATGGCGCTAGCAACCCCCTCCAATGTTGCTCAGTCAAACCTATCCGCCTGCAAAGATGATACTAATCTGCGGGCTAAGTGGGAGGTGTACTTATCACCAGCACCCCTCTCCATTGCTGTACTTGGAGAACTGGTCTATGTCTCCTCTTCAGATGATTTTTCCATAAACAAAAATCCACCAAAGGATGGCTTTAAATTCATTAGGTATCCAGAGTCGTTCCGCGCCTGCCTCATGCAAGTGTGCAATGCTGGATGGAGGGCTTTCAATGAAGCTCACAAAAACATGGATCAGATTCGCCTTTACACCCTGCAAGTTCCTGAACACATAAAAACCTGTATGGAACTCACTGTTCAGGATGATGATGAGCTTGTGCAGGAATTTCTGCCTGATGAACTTAGGCAAATTGACCATATTGTAACCGAGTGCTCACAACTGGCTACATCTACCGAAAGCAAGTTTGACAATGTCATCAAGTTGATTGGGGAGCTGCTGGAGGCATGCGTTAATGCAAAGCAAGGCCATGATGCTGAGCTTGAAGATGTTAAAAAACAGATGGAGGAGGCAAAACTTAAAGAGCAATCAGCCAGGGAAGCAAGCAAAAGGGCTGATGAGGCTTTCAAGAAAATGGATGAGAGGCTAGCCGAGGCTGAAAAATCCTACAAGGAGTCAATTGACAAGTTGCCAAATGGATGGGAGCTTTTTGGTATGCAACTGGTCAACAGTATATCTGAAGCATCAATATCTGTTGCCAGTGGGATTGCCCAAATGATGCTCGTGATAAATAATTTTCGACATATTCCTACTGGTACCACGACAGCTGGCACAACCCCCTCCACAGACTCAAAGGTAATTGCTGTCAGTGCTGAGACTGCAGAACCTGCCAAGGATGACACTACCACTGAACTGCTTGCATCAATTAATAtcctctcacagtcacacacattactgttgttATGTGGAAAACTCAAAGAGTTTTTGGATGCAGATCAAATACAGTGGTCAAAGGTATACGATCAAAAAAGTAGTTCAGTAAAATCTGATTTCTTGAGGAAAATCTTTGCCGAAATCAAAGATAAAACAGTCAAGGAGCAAGAATGTCAGTCTAAAGTAGATGCTCTGAAGATCTGTGACAAAGGCATTGACATTTGCACTAACATGGCTAAATATGCCCCTGAAGGAAAAACTGAGGACGCCAAGATAAAAGAGCTGGTTAAGGATATCAATGATTTAAATGACTCAGCTCTGGCTTTTGACTATAATAACAAGATCTTCTCCAATCGCCCAGATTCTGCTGTATCACCGCCACATTTCAGCCAAATTCAAAAAAATTCAGAAGGAGATGGTCCAGTCGGAAGATACATAGCAACTGCCCAATTTAATGTTGAGCAGAGGAAGGCTGAAGTGAGCAGGCTGACACAAATGTATGAGAAGAGTTTGGAAAACATGGAGAAGAAAAAGCAGGAGCTCACAGACATCCTGATCATGATCCAGAATCTCGGGACTAAGGAGATAGACTTCAACACCAAGATCAAAATTCTGATTAAAGGACTGGAAGCCATGGGGAGAGTGAAGGAGCAGTGGCAGAAAACTGCGTGTTTCTTTCAGATGGTTTCAAACATTGTGAAGACCACCCTCAGCACCACCATGGCTGCCTTTAAGTTGACCGTTGAAAAGGCTACATCCAAAGGAAAGACATACACCAAAAGCAAGTACGTGAAAGACAAAATCTATTTAAGGGCCGTCACTGCCTCCAACTGCACCAATCTGGTGAGCATGATCTCTACCACCTACACACAGGTATCTGAGGAATACCTAATGCCCTGCATCAGTACTTTGGGAAGACTGATGACTATGGATCCCAATGGAAACAGCTTCAGGACTGACTATGAAAATTTACAGCAGTCCTGTCAGAAGGCAGAAGAAGGTCTCATTAATCTTGCCAGAAAGAACAAGGTCGACTTTGAAAGTCAATGTCAGGCAGCAGCAACTGAACTAAAGGAGATTATGGAAGAGAAGCGGGCCGTACAATCAGGGGATACAGTGGAAAAGATGTAG